TTAGGCAGCGAAGCAATAGATCATTCAAATACATATATGATTCATAGAAGTTGAATTGATGGAACATTGACGAAAGGTAttttgacacacacacacacacgcagctttTGAATTACACATTGAAACAATATTCTACACATTTAagatttttttacttttctgtCTACAAAATATTATACCggctacaaacaaaaattatgtCTCCCTTAGTCTGCTTAAATCGGTGATACATGCTAACATGCACATAGCTGCTTACAAACCGAAGACACAAACTGAACTGAAGCTAAAAAGGGATTACTTCACACTAAAACTCTTTTTGGCACGATTTTAGATTTAGATACAATTTTAGACAGGACGCACTGTCTGCCACATTACCCACATTACTGTTACAAGCACAGGTCTCACAAGAAGAAggtcaaaaataaataatattattaactaaaaaaaataaacgaaatttaaACAACTTTTCTTGTGTTAAATAACAATCCTATGGTGGgtttaaattagaaaaaaaataaatgataactaaaatttagtttttaggaccaatcccccgtagcaaggactgactatccggctacgtggttaaataagtcgatacggccaggatATCGTGTATAAATCCTGCCGGCAAAACAGTGAAAGTCAAAATAACGAAACCTATTAGAAGGAACGGCGTAAATAAGAAGCGCTAGTAACAAACGAATGAAACATTGATGGAATGTGAGTCTGGTACACGCATACGCATGAATCTGTTGGTGttgtaaatatgtttttcgACGAAAAAgcttattatatttaaaatagcGTACAATTTAAACCCAAATTTCATGCCTTATGCACACCGTATTAGAAGCAGCCAGATGACGCAAAACTTGGTGAACAAAATGGTGCATGAATTGTGCAAAGAAGTTGAAATTGTAAATTgacatgaaacaaaacaaaaacattgacTGCTACTAAATAAtgcggaaaaggaaaaatgcaTGCTTCTACACTACGCTACGgctttttgatgtttttttctttttgttaagATAACCTTCCATACTTTTTatctccacacacacacatacacactcaatTTTCATTCATCTCATTTATTCCGTGTCTCATATTCACTAATTTTcactcattttcattttttactgCTAAATTTACTTTTCCAATGAATTGCAAGCGTGCAGAAAAGCGGTAGTGAAGCAGATTGCTTCTGGTAAGGtaggaagtaaaacaaaacaaacaaaaaccaacttCAAAAATAACTTACCCGCTGGAGGGCGTATCGCGCGACGCATCTGGCGATTGAATATTGTAGGACGGTGTGTTCGGGAAGCTATTCATCTGGTTGTTGGTCGGACCAGGCATCAGTACGGCACGCACCTCCGACGCGATATAGTTCTTGTTTCGCGGTGGTCCCGCCGGTGTCGTGTACCGATCGAATGCTTCATGCTTCGGCTTGTTCGGGTACAGATAGAAGAGATCGTCAAAGTCGCGTATGCGATCGGACAGCGAACGGGTGGAGAAATCCTTTGCCGTAAATGGTTGAATGTGCAGTATCTGTGGCTGACCGTCGTTACCCTCATTAACCCAGGCAATGGTAATGCCACCTACAACAGAATCAATGTAGCAATTCAGTTTTTGGAGAAACGTTTTCGAAACAGCTTCGTTCTAAAACAGAGGGTGGGTTTGATCGTTTAGCTTACCGAGCTCACTGTCGGAGAATCGTAGCAGGAAGGTACCCCGCGGGCACTTGAGCAAATAATCTTCCGCTTTGGACTTGTGTATGAACCCGATGATGCTACCGTCCATCCACGGACCGCGCAGATGCTCGCGCGTTACCTTCATCGCCGCGTAAAACCAATCCCAGAACGTGAACGAACGGTCCGGGATCGGTTCCTTGCAAAACTGCGACCACATGATCGTAAGATCATTCGGTACCGGGAATGGCAGGTTCGTTTTAAACGCTTTCTCGCACAGGAAGTGCATATTTTCCGCCGTCAGCGAACGACCGGTCGAGGCGCGGAACTTCATGTTCAGTGCTTCGGCAAGCTGGTTCCAAATCACTTTATCCGGCACCTGGAACGGGATGCGGTTTATGTCGGCGAACGCATTATCCCAGGTAATGGTGGCCCATGACTGTGGTTCTTGGTTTCCGTGTACGATCACCACTACCGGAAGGGAGATAGTCCACACCTGCATAAAACACCACGATGACCCCAAGAAggaaacagagagagaaaaacatgAGCTTGCTGCTTAACAAATGGATTCTAAAACGTAGGCTTAAATGTGGTATACGAACCGAAAAAACGAGATCGCCATGTCCAACGGCAAAACTGGACTGGAAGAGTAGTGCgaatttttcatccatcacACACTCGGTGCCTTTCTTTTCTGCGCGctttattttcttcagctgCATGTTTCTGGAAATGTAGTTAAACGCAAATACATCAAATTGCACATTAGCTTATCGCATCCTcatctaaaaaaaatcatcacaaaTCCTTACCGGAAGCTCACTGACAGTTGCTTGGTCGTTTCGTTGTACTCCAGATTGCCGATGTTGTTCATTATTTCACCGCACGACTGTTCGGAAGCTTTGTTGGTCTGTTGCGTTTGCTGAGCTTGGGCCTCTGCAGATATAAtttagagagagaaagtgtgAATACATTAGGGCCTCTTAATAAAACCAAGGATGCCGCCTTGGCAACTATTCGCAATCACGCACACTTACCGGATATGATAGACACCTTCACCTGCGGGTTTACCATCTTGATGTTGAGCGTGTTGCCGACGAGCAGGCGCACGGTAGCGGCGAACCGCGTGTTTGTCTTCATCACCTGCGGTGGTTGCTTCTCGATAATGAACGTGTTGGTGATGAGCATCTTCAGCAGATTCGTCACATCGACCATCGCCTGCGGCAACAGATCCGGCACGTCCTCCTGCTCCACATGCAGCTTCGACTTGTTCTTGATCGCGAGCCGTATCTGGTCCTTCGTGCTCCAGATGATCTCCGCCAAGCTTTCGCACCATGCCTGTATGGTGTCGAGATTGCTCGCGCTCATCATCGACGCACCGTTGCCGGCGAAACCCTGATTAATTTTCCACTGCGACAGGTACTTGTTCAGCACCTTGTTCTGCACCTCGTCCGTGATCAGTATCGTCTTTCTGAACCCGTCCACCAGGGCGAGCCGCTTACCGGTGCACAGCTGCAACCGATCGTTCACCATCTTCTGGTGCTGGGCGAGCTGATTATGGGCGTGCGCCCTCATTTCCGCATTCTCGATCGTTTCCAGCTGGGCCCGGTTCTTCTGCAGCTCGTGCACCTCCAGCAGCAAATGTTCGTACTCCTTCATCAGGTTCCGGTTGTCGTTCTCGTTCGTGCGCACCATTATCTGCAACTGCTGAACCGCATTGAACACCTCCGTCACCTCCGGGTCCTGCACATTCACGCACTCGTCCGGATAGGCGACGCACTGCCGCTCCCGGTGCAGACAGTTCATCAGATGCTGGTACAGCTGGGCCGGATTGTGCGAGAACAGCTGGCGGAAGTTGCGGGCCGATTCGTTCAGCCGGATCTTGATGGTGAAGTTCGTCTCCGGCAGATTGATCGCCGTCCGTTCCAGCTCCATGATGAGCTGGTTGAGAAAGTTGGCCGCATCCTGCTCGTACACCGCCTCCTGATCGTTCGTGTACACCGGTGCAttactattttaaaaataaaaaagacgaAAAGAAGCAAATTGACTCGTATTGTTTAACCACCCGTTGCTCGGTTGTGATGTGCAGTCATGCAAAACCCCTTTTTACTTACAGCAAACGTTCCTCGATCCATTCTGCTAGATAGTGGCGCACCTCTATCGGGAAGTTGCTGCCATAGATGAAGCGTATCTGCTCCAGTATCGGCTGCGGCAGCTGATTTACCCGGGCCCACAGTGACATCCTGACGCTAACGGGATGGggtttttgctcttttttattGCGCACACTACTTATCACACTATCTATTACACAACAGTTTAGACCAAGCTCCGTTCGTCTCTTAGTGGATGTTCAACCGATGCTCCAGGCTCTCCTGGTCCGTCCGACTGCCGGCGGCTGATCGCTTAATTAGCACACTGAAAAGGGTCCCGCTCTAATGAAGCACGACTGCAAACGGCATGGAGAGCAAACATTAAGATTAGTCTCTGGGCCTATTATAACCCTTTCGCCCACTGCTACACCCGGTTCTGATCAAGTTACGCTCAAGGTTTGCCCAGTATGCCCGCCACTATATTAGCACGTCAACGCGTCTATCAGCGTTGTTGTTTCTTAAGCCTATGGAGTAACCCTTGCCAGTCCCAACAAACGGGTCCCTCCTCCCTGagacgcacgcacacacacacaccagcagaTCAGAAAAACCGATAAGTCAACGTCGCCCGGGTGGTACAACCGTACTTGAAACTGCATAGCACACACATTGCAACTCTTCCCGCACGGAACGACTTCACACGAACCGTACCCGTGTGCTCGATGTGCACTGCCCGTCCCGGGTGGGGATTTCCTGCACCGTGTGCACACCGAGTGCGTGCTTTCATATGCCCTCCTTACTGAGCCGCACTGGTGGAGAAGGACCGAAACATTTCAATCTGTTCCCAAGATCTAAGAATTCCTAACCTATAAACTATTGGCTTTCTTCGTTCTTAGGTTAATtaaggaaaaaacaacatcgcTTTCGTTCGTTCTCGCTCTATCGCATGCTTATACTGACCTCTGCGTGTTGCAACTTTGCATATATGCATCCTCCTACTTCCTTGATCACTCCACACCCCCAAAACCCTCCTCTATCGACCCTTCTATTCACTCTCGCTATCAAATTTATGGACCAATCTGCAACAGTACACATTTCCTGGAACTGGTTGTTTGCAATACGCCTAGCATTTATGGATTGCACAGCCCCGTGTTCTGGCTATTCATTTTAGAAGCCACCTTAGACACACTGTCTCCCAATGCCACCTTGTTATGAGGCTGgcagcaaacaacaataacaaaaaaaaacaggaccgTCCATCAATACAACTTTCTCCATTGCTTCACATTGCGCAGCGAAAGTGCGATGAAAGAAACTTTCGAAAGAAATTGCGGCGAGTGTGACTGCTTCCGTTCTATATGTTTCTAACATCGCTTAAACTGCATTTGCGCCTTCCTGCGTCCCCCCCGTAGCATGGTTGACCTTCAAAATGCACGGAAAACGGGGGCTCAGAGAAGGTAAGGGTGtgtatttttgcattttttttcgctttcgcttcgttGTCGAGTCGTGCAGTTATTCACTATTAAGAACAAGCTTTTAACCTCCAACTAGAACGGCAAGGCTAACGTGCCTTGGGTTGATAAAGCACCTGGAAGACGCTTCGTTTAGGCGTTAGTTCCGTATGAAACGCTACCAGTTCGTGATAagtatgtttaatttattagtTTATATTAGATATCCAATAGCTTGACCCCACGAAAGCGTCACGACGTTGTGCACAAATAAATCGCTGCTAGTGCTATGGCCCAGTGAACAGGTGTGGGACACCTCCTCTGATGGAAATTCTAGCTCTAGTTTAGCGACACATtatgcataatttatttcactcATTACAGTCGCTCAGCTGGAAGCATTTCCTTGTATTTCCTAGATCTAAAGAATCTAAGATGCACTAAAAGTTACACCAAAAAAATCTCGGGAAACCTCATGAATCTACGAAACTGTGAGAATTCGCGAAGCTTAAGGAATAATCTttaaggattcataaatctttgagAATTCTTAAATTAGAAGTATTTTTAGAACTGATATTTAGATTCATTTATTCAGTTTtacttaacaacaacaaatttaCTCAACACTGGAGTTCTAGTTTACCCTGGGTATAAGAAGGTGTTAGGTTCTTGAGGTTCCTCGCTGAATGTCCGGATCCGAAACAGAGTCCGGGGTTGCCAATACCCCAACCAATGACAATACAAAAATACCCCAAAGACACTTGTACATCAAATGTGGAATGCATGTGGACGCCAATTTCCAATGAAATTCTTGATCGTTCGATTAAACTTCTCGCACACATCCGCTTTCTCTACCCCCACAGAGACTCCTTCTCCTTTTTCTCATTTCTAGCtctcttttttctatttaattatgtttattatGCCGCAATAAAGTGTGTAAACCCGCAAGGTGTATTAAAATGTGAATCACGTCGTTTCACGCTGACCGATGCCCATCAATTTCCCATATGCCTGAGCACATCTTTCAACATTTGTTCATCTAGCTCGGGCGCAGTTGATTTAAACGGGAGAAACGGAATCTACGTAGAACGCTGCATAGCTAGCAATAGGCGGGATCAAACGTTAACTGAACTCGGGAGGTTCAACTTAAGATGGTGGCTTTAATAACGAGATCTCCTGGTGTACTTCAGATGGGAATTGTCTCCAATGTTTTTTGGTCCATCGTCCACCGACCAGAGGCGGACTACGCGAGCAAGTGCAAGCCATTACTGTTAATTAATGACCTACACCTTCATGTACTACTGTTGTCCATTGCCCTTATTTCAATCCAATTTTAATAACGGCTCTAAAATTCCCAATTGATGATAAATTAAACACTCCCTTTCCTAAGCTAATACTCTCtccctgtttttttattcttgccCGGGTGTTCGAAGCGATCGCAGAAAATTAAGCCATCGGCTTCATTCCTTTCTTCACGGGCTTCCCAGGAAAAGCTGATATGCGTATCGACTCCCATTCCTCACAACGCATCTCGCCCGCGTTGATCGTTCCTACGGTGTCGCGGCACGTACGTGAATGCTTaactaaaacaaacagcaccatTCTGCTGTGCGGAGGGACTCGTTCGGGTGGCCCCTCCTTACCAGATGCACGGTATGCATGATCAGCCCTTCTTCCCCAACGTCAGTGCCAGTGAAGGTGTATCGAATTACGCTGTGCAACACACCAACATTATAAGCCATGCACAagagcgaaagaaagaaacggCCGAGGAAAGTGTTGGTGTAAGCAAGTGGGTAGAGGTTTCTGATTGCCAACCATGGGCACAACTCTGATTCCTTCCCGTTTTCTCCTAACCGCTGCACCTAGAACACCGGCGCCGGAAAGCCTACCGCTGAATCGAATCGAAAGGGAACTACGGTCCCACCCCGACGGCGCGAAGCAGAAACACCAGAAGAAGGAGCACCGAATGCCAGGGGTCAATATACCAAGAATTGTTTATAGAATTCGTACTCCGGTACTCCCTCGGTACATGCGGGTCACAACGGACTGCTGAGCATGACGTAAACACATACCCCCGGGTGTGGAGGAGCGTGGGTTGGTTTTAGGCTCCCCGGGGGGAGCAGTATCGCTAACAATGCTTCTTGCTGACTAATCGATAGCAAACATTGAACCTTTCATTACCTTAAGACAAAAATAGCATTATGGAGCAGGTTTTTGTTGATTAATGCTACAATTATTAGCGCGAATATTAGCTATTGAGTTAGTATTTCATAAAGATAAAATTTTAAGCAGATAagcagattttttttcagCAGAGTATGTCGTAATAAAGAGTTTTAAGATTTAAGTTAGATACGAACTTTAACGCTGTTACCGCATACATACCGGCATACCGGACCGCTGAGAgttcgtctctctctctctctctctctctctctctctctctctccctctctctctctccctctctctctctttctctctctctctttctctctctctctatttctctctctgtgtctctgtctctctttctctccctgtatctctatctatctctctttatacctctctttctccctttattttattttatctccATCACTTCTTACCTACTTtcttcctctttctctctctctttctctcatttttttctttctcttttctttttttctcttttttctttctcgttctctctctctcgctctttcttATGCTCTATCTTCCCCGACCCCTGTATCTATTTAACCCCCatctctttctcactctctctctttctttctatatcttctctttctatctctttctctttcttattttatctctttctctttttttctttatctcattttctctttctgtttccctttctatctctctctctctatatcccattttttctctttctttttatctAACCCTTACCTTAAACCTTACTAATTCCAGTCTGAAAACAAACTAGTGAATGTGCGCAATGACAAGAACGATACGCGCTTGATCGTCTACGCTTAAGTGTCTAAGGCatttaacaataaaaactaaaaatgaaaatcagaATGAAGCTTAAAAACCGAATTAACGACTAAAAATCTCTATTTTGAAGGTTCGAGACTCCACATTTGATACACTAATCTTCTATGACGATTAAAATATAAGGAGTCATAAAGATTTTGAGAGTAACCTCACGATTTGAATTTGACACGTCGTCGCATATGTGACAACGTTAATTGAAATCAAATTTATATCCGAATTTAAAAACCCTGCACACGCGTATGCGAACATTTTACGTGTTCCAGCAGCAACTTGTAACAGGCGAAAGTCAACCAACACCTAACACCAGAAATAGGACGACATCCATTCATCCAAAATGTCATCAGTTCCAGCAACCGAACCTTTccaaaatacaaacaaaaaccttccTCGTCCCTTTCTGCTACTACCGCTCGAAGGGTGGCGTGACACAATCAATGAAGTACGATGATTAATTGCGGCCAACTTTGGAAGCCCATCGCTTACgatgagaaaataaaacaccacccACAGATAGCAGCCCATCTTGGTTTGCTTACattgggaaaggaaaacatactGCTCGAAATAGCCGGTCGAAAAATGGCCATTTCACAAGAGTTAAAAATGAGAGAAAATGTAAGTAATTAGATAAAAACATTTCGAGTACAACTGGGACAAAAACGTGGGTTTTTTTAGAAAAGGGACTCTCGGCCGGGCGCCAGAATTTGCAAACCTGTGTGTGAATAAGTATGTGTTGATGAGACCAACGCCAACAACACAAGTGCAAGTGGGAGAGCACTAAAAACGGGATAACATTAGGGAACGGGACACGATCTTTATTTTCGTTATACACAACCTGTTGCTTGGAAAGGACAGTTTAACCAAAATAAAGcggatataaaaaaaacatccattaTCAGTAGGAAATAgatagagggagagagaagaTCACCAACTTATCCTCCCGTACTTTGCTCTAGACTCAATCTACCCCACTTGCACAAAAACACTTCAGACCGGATGCTGCTCTGTTGACCCATATTTAAGTTGCAAAATATTCGCTCTTCCGTATCCCTCAttatgctctctctctctctctctctcgctctctaacacacaaacacgaacaCTCACTTAAAAAAAAGGCCAATTAAGGTAATTGATCCTTTGCTTCCcacattttccgtgtcggatAAGGATAACACTCACGCTGATAGGGAAATAGATCTTCACAAATCTCCTGAACTGTGTTTCCCCATTTTGGGACAGTCAGCTAAACCCAAACACGCTCACAATAGCTCGCACCCTTCTCTTTCGCACAGTACTGGGGGATCCAACCATCCTAGCGGCTGTAAAAAGGGCGCATGCTTCCCGGGGGcgccaaagcaaaaaaaaaggccgcTCTGATGTTTTATCT
This window of the Anopheles moucheti chromosome X, idAnoMoucSN_F20_07, whole genome shotgun sequence genome carries:
- the LOC128307217 gene encoding signal transducer and transcription activator isoform X1; protein product: MSLWARVNQLPQPILEQIRFIYGSNFPIEVRHYLAEWIEERLLNAPVYTNDQEAVYEQDAANFLNQLIMELERTAINLPETNFTIKIRLNESARNFRQLFSHNPAQLYQHLMNCLHRERQCVAYPDECVNVQDPEVTEVFNAVQQLQIMVRTNENDNRNLMKEYEHLLLEVHELQKNRAQLETIENAEMRAHAHNQLAQHQKMVNDRLQLCTGKRLALVDGFRKTILITDEVQNKVLNKYLSQWKINQGFAGNGASMMSASNLDTIQAWCESLAEIIWSTKDQIRLAIKNKSKLHVEQEDVPDLLPQAMVDVTNLLKMLITNTFIIEKQPPQVMKTNTRFAATVRLLVGNTLNIKMVNPQVKVSIISEAQAQQTQQTNKASEQSCGEIMNNIGNLEYNETTKQLSVSFRNMQLKKIKRAEKKGTECVMDEKFALLFQSSFAVGHGDLVFSVWTISLPVVVIVHGNQEPQSWATITWDNAFADINRIPFQVPDKVIWNQLAEALNMKFRASTGRSLTAENMHFLCEKAFKTNLPFPVPNDLTIMWSQFCKEPIPDRSFTFWDWFYAAMKVTREHLRGPWMDGSIIGFIHKSKAEDYLLKCPRGTFLLRFSDSELGGITIAWVNEGNDGQPQILHIQPFTAKDFSTRSLSDRIRDFDDLFYLYPNKPKHEAFDRYTTPAGPPRNKNYIASEVRAVLMPGPTNNQMNSFPNTPSYNIQSPDASRDTPSSGFSMSCRTGNSVVSGTQHRYASSFEPYVQSDGITQSVMMATGGTLSGLVRPPPALSVLSTSSNCSSSTTATTGHHHHHSMMEQSHHSHLTVLPAHSPGGGQNHHRPQHYEDTSLSDCGLDGTEHRMQQQPLPSVPAAFSFTGMTFTNSGEQQSVPDGGGSNQQRAVAQPSSSSGMTTNSRVATTAATRRNDNGGESVSTSSRTTSLSSTATTASTSTAMDFAGLEELNWLDMNNNSNWIGDGSS
- the LOC128307217 gene encoding signal transducer and transcription activator isoform X2, with the protein product MSLWARVNQLPQPILEQIRFIYGSNFPIEVRHYLAEWIEERLLNAPVYTNDQEAVYEQDAANFLNQLIMELERTAINLPETNFTIKIRLNESARNFRQLFSHNPAQLYQHLMNCLHRERQCVAYPDECVNVQDPEVTEVFNAVQQLQIMVRTNENDNRNLMKEYEHLLLEVHELQKNRAQLETIENAEMRAHAHNQLAQHQKMVNDRLQLCTGKRLALVDGFRKTILITDEVQNKVLNKYLSQWKINQGFAGNGASMMSASNLDTIQAWCESLAEIIWSTKDQIRLAIKNKSKLHVEQEDVPDLLPQAMVDVTNLLKMLITNTFIIEKQPPQVMKTNTRFAATVRLLVGNTLNIKMVNPQVKVSIISEAQAQQTQQTNKASEQSCGEIMNNIGNLEYNETTKQLSVSFRNMQLKKIKRAEKKGTECVMDEKFALLFQSSFAVGHGDLVFSVWTISLPVVVIVHGNQEPQSWATITWDNAFADINRIPFQVPDKVIWNQLAEALNMKFRASTGRSLTAENMHFLCEKAFKTNLPFPVPNDLTIMWSQFCKEPIPDRSFTFWDWFYAAMKVTREHLRGPWMDGSIIGFIHKSKAEDYLLKCPRGTFLLRFSDSELGGITIAWVNEGNDGQPQILHIQPFTAKDFSTRSLSDRIRDFDDLFYLYPNKPKHEAFDRYTTPAGPPRNKNYIASEVRAVLMPGPTNNQMNSFPNTPSYNIQSPDASRDTPSSGYGQTNYGQVPDFELENIGMFSSQYH